TTGTGCCGGGGTTTGGATACATTCAGAATGTGCAAATATATTAGGGCAGGGGTTAATTTCTGAGGATTTGATTGATGCAATCCCCCTAGTTTTACAGAGCTTATCCCAAGATGAAAAACTTAAGTAAATAATTTTATAAAATTATCTAAAAATCCCTTCTTGAATTAAGGGCGGTGAGGAGTGTGCCTTCATCAAGATATTCAATCTCGCCACCAAGAGGAACGCCTTGTGCAAGCCTTGTAATTTTGATATTAAATTCTTGAAGCCTTTGGCTTAGATAATGTGCGGTGGTTTGCCCTTCCATAGTTGCATTCGTTGCAAGAATAACCTCCTTCACCTCTCCAGAGCTTACCTTTGCAAGCAGGCTTGCGATGTTGAGTTTATCAGGCCCAACACCATCCATCGCAGATAAAGCACCGCCCAAAATATGAAAAACGCCGTTATAAATTCTGCCTCTATTTATTGCCCATAAATCAGAAACATCTTCTAAAACCATAATGGTTGATTTATCCCTTTTTTCATCAACGCAGATATGGCAAGGCGAGGAAATATCATAATTTCCGCAGATTTCGCAGGTTTTTATTGAGGCTTCAGTTGCAATAATTGCGTCAGCTAGAGGGTGCATCAGCTTTTCCCTATTTTTGAGAAGATGCAACGCAATTCTCGTGGCGGATTTCTTACCAAGCCCAGGCAATTTAGCGGTTAGATTAATCAAATTTTCTAATGGAGATGTCATTTTATATTATTTCTAAAATATGTTTTTATTATGTAAAAATTATTTTGTAAAACTCTGATTTAATTGCTGGCAAAAAATATTGAAATGAAATCTAGGAATAAAAATTAGAAAATTCTTTAGTTAAATTGGATAATAAATGTATTAAAACCTGCTTGGTATATCCATATAGGAGTTAATAATTCTAACAATTTTTACTGGAGTTACATTTGGGTTATAAGTAATCCAGTATCTTTGAAGGTAATGCCACCTGTAAGGTTTGTTTGTAAATTCGGATTTCTGTGAACCAGCAAATGGAAATGAGGCAATATATTCAAAAGATTTTTTAAAATCTGAATAAAGGTTTTCGGCAGCAGTCAAATTATGCCCTGCAACCCAATCAATAATGTTACCAAAATCTTTGGTTGCTCTAGGTGCTAAAATATATTTCACTATCTGTATTTATTTAGAATTGATTCAATATGTGCATCAACTTGCTCTGGTGAATAAAATTCACCATTAGCCATTGAAGCCTCGCCTTCATCAAGTAATTTTTCAATATGCATTTTTAGGGCGTGTTGCTTATCAAGAAGGGTTAACGCTTCTATAACAACATCATTTGCAGATTTGTAGTATCCACTTTGCACCTTGTTGTTAATTGCTGCTTCAATATTTGGAGCTAGTTCTACTGACATAAAAATTCCTGTTTATACATGATTCTAGCACACTCTAGCTCAAGTTTCAACATCTATGAAAATAATGATTTACAGCCAGAAGCTAGTTTTGATGCGTGGGTTGTAGCTTTTATGTTAATGAACAAGAGAATGAGGGGGA
This is a stretch of genomic DNA from Rickettsiales bacterium. It encodes these proteins:
- a CDS encoding type II toxin-antitoxin system RelE/ParE family toxin — encoded protein: MKYILAPRATKDFGNIIDWVAGHNLTAAENLYSDFKKSFEYIASFPFAGSQKSEFTNKPYRWHYLQRYWITYNPNVTPVKIVRIINSYMDIPSRF
- a CDS encoding type II toxin-antitoxin system ParD family antitoxin, with product MSVELAPNIEAAINNKVQSGYYKSANDVVIEALTLLDKQHALKMHIEKLLDEGEASMANGEFYSPEQVDAHIESILNKYR
- the recR gene encoding recombination mediator RecR — protein: MTSPLENLINLTAKLPGLGKKSATRIALHLLKNREKLMHPLADAIIATEASIKTCEICGNYDISSPCHICVDEKRDKSTIMVLEDVSDLWAINRGRIYNGVFHILGGALSAMDGVGPDKLNIASLLAKVSSGEVKEVILATNATMEGQTTAHYLSQRLQEFNIKITRLAQGVPLGGEIEYLDEGTLLTALNSRRDF